From Stenotrophomonas nitritireducens, the proteins below share one genomic window:
- a CDS encoding LysR family transcriptional regulator — protein MSLELRHLRYFLAVADTLHFGRAAERLGMSQPPLSQQIRQLESLLDAQLFVRSHRRVQLTPAGEVLLEQARDILQRMDKAVDTVQRAQRGESGELRIGLTRATPLSPQIPRAIYAYRQQHPQVQMQLREMNSLRQIDALLADELDVGIIRKRVLPDELVAQHLFDDPLALVVHASHPALRGKDPATARLSLKPFALDPFVGFSRDSGAGIHDHVISLCRNAGFSPRIVQEAGESSTLISLVAAGLGVCVLPSSCSHIQVDGACFVALADRGAASEIQLAWRREAVTPLLRQFIALLKREVAG, from the coding sequence ATGTCTCTGGAACTCCGCCACCTGCGCTACTTCCTGGCCGTCGCCGACACCCTGCACTTCGGCCGCGCCGCCGAGCGCTTGGGCATGTCGCAGCCGCCACTCAGTCAGCAGATCCGGCAGCTGGAAAGCCTGCTCGACGCGCAGCTGTTCGTACGCAGCCATCGCCGCGTGCAGCTCACCCCCGCCGGCGAAGTCCTGCTGGAACAGGCCCGCGACATCCTGCAGCGCATGGACAAGGCCGTCGACACGGTGCAACGCGCACAACGCGGCGAGAGCGGCGAACTGCGCATTGGCCTGACCCGCGCCACCCCGCTGTCACCGCAGATTCCGCGCGCGATCTACGCCTACCGCCAGCAGCACCCGCAGGTGCAGATGCAGCTGCGCGAAATGAACAGCCTGCGCCAGATCGACGCGCTGCTGGCCGATGAGCTGGACGTTGGCATCATCCGCAAACGGGTACTGCCGGATGAACTGGTTGCACAGCATCTGTTCGATGACCCGCTGGCCCTGGTGGTGCATGCCAGCCACCCGGCACTGCGCGGCAAGGACCCGGCAACGGCGCGTCTGTCCTTGAAGCCGTTCGCGCTGGATCCCTTCGTCGGCTTCTCGCGCGACTCAGGCGCTGGCATCCACGACCATGTGATCAGCCTCTGCCGCAACGCCGGCTTCAGCCCGCGCATCGTGCAGGAGGCCGGCGAGTCCTCGACCCTGATCAGTCTGGTCGCAGCAGGCTTGGGTGTCTGCGTGCTGCCCTCCTCGTGCAGCCATATCCAGGTTGATGGCGCATGTTTTGTCGCCTTGGCCGACCGCGGTGCTGCGTCGGAGATTCAACTTGCCTGGCGCCGCGAGGCGGTGACGCCGTTGTTGCGGCAGTTCATTGCCTTGTTGAAGCGGGAAGTGGCCGGTTGA
- a CDS encoding MFS transporter codes for MQREPNNTPACNESLAPVTPPNAISEQTHIRQGSPEFRRAVLALFMAGFATFGVLYCVQPLLPGFSSHFGISAGNSALALSASTGVLAVAMLFAGMVSDRVGRRPVMVVSLLSSALLTLAIALVDDWSTLLVLRTLLGLSLSGVPAVAMTWLVEEMDSRSLGLAMGLYIGGNAVGGMSGRLIAGVVADQWGWRAGIAAVGVIALLATLALWTQLPASRHFRAKRAEPMRMPARFAGLFADAALPWLFACGFLLLGVFVTLYNYLGYHLLAPPYGLSQTVVGLIFSVYLVGSVSSAWMGQLAGRVGRGPVLALSFGLVLAGIVLLAMPWLPAMAAGIALATFGFFGGHSVASSWVGVRAGALRAEASALYLFSYYLGSSVLGAAGGVLYTQWGWAGVCVFCLLLTLAGLAAAWRLWHLLEGDARSELLEAKG; via the coding sequence ATGCAACGCGAACCGAACAACACACCCGCCTGCAATGAATCCCTCGCGCCGGTCACGCCGCCAAACGCGATAAGCGAACAAACCCACATCCGCCAAGGCAGCCCCGAATTCCGGCGGGCGGTGCTGGCGCTGTTCATGGCCGGCTTCGCTACGTTCGGCGTGTTGTATTGCGTGCAGCCCTTGCTGCCGGGCTTCAGCAGCCACTTCGGTATCAGCGCCGGCAACAGCGCGCTGGCCTTGTCGGCAAGCACTGGCGTGTTGGCGGTGGCCATGCTGTTCGCGGGCATGGTTTCCGATCGGGTAGGGCGGCGGCCGGTGATGGTGGTTTCGCTGTTGAGTTCGGCATTGTTGACGCTGGCCATCGCCCTGGTCGATGACTGGAGCACGCTGCTGGTGCTGCGCACCTTGCTGGGGTTGAGTTTGAGTGGCGTACCGGCGGTGGCGATGACCTGGCTGGTCGAGGAAATGGACAGCCGCTCGCTGGGCCTGGCCATGGGCCTGTATATCGGCGGTAACGCGGTCGGCGGCATGAGCGGCCGTTTGATTGCCGGTGTGGTGGCGGACCAATGGGGCTGGCGTGCCGGCATTGCCGCGGTCGGTGTGATCGCGTTGTTGGCGACCCTTGCGTTGTGGACGCAGCTACCGGCATCACGCCACTTCCGCGCGAAGCGCGCCGAGCCGATGCGGATGCCCGCGCGCTTTGCCGGCTTGTTTGCCGATGCAGCGCTGCCCTGGCTGTTTGCCTGCGGCTTCCTGCTGTTGGGCGTCTTCGTGACGCTCTACAACTATCTTGGCTATCACCTGTTGGCGCCGCCGTATGGGCTGAGCCAGACCGTGGTGGGATTGATCTTCAGCGTCTACCTGGTGGGCAGTGTCAGCTCGGCGTGGATGGGGCAGTTGGCCGGGCGGGTGGGGCGCGGGCCGGTGTTGGCATTGTCATTCGGCTTGGTGCTGGCGGGCATCGTGTTGCTGGCGATGCCGTGGTTGCCGGCGATGGCGGCGGGTATCGCGCTGGCCACGTTTGGATTCTTCGGCGGCCATTCGGTGGCCAGCAGTTGGGTGGGTGTGCGTGCCGGCGCGCTGCGTGCGGAAGCCTCGGCCTTGTATCTGTTTTCGTATTACCTGGGTTCCAGCGTGCTCGGCGCCGCAGGCGGGGTGCTCTATACGCAGTGGGGCTGGGCGGGAGTTTGTGTTTTCTGCCTGCTGCTGACGCTGGCTGGGTTGGCTGCGGCTTGGCGTTTGTGGCATCTGCTGGAAGGAGATGCGCGTTCGGAGCTGCTGGAGGCGAAGGGCTGA
- the lldD gene encoding FMN-dependent L-lactate dehydrogenase LldD — protein sequence MIISASTDYRAAAQRRLPPFLFHYIDGGAYAEHTLKRNVSDLSDIALRQRILRNMSDLSLETELFGEKLAMPVALAPVGLTGMYARRGEVQAARAAESRGIPFTLSTVSVCPIEEVAPAIKRPMWFQLYVLRDRGFMRNALERAQAAGVTTLVFTVDMPVPGARYRDAHSGMSGPNAGMRRIGQAITHPRWAWDVGLRGRPHDLGNISAYRGSPTGLEDYIGWLGSNFDPSISWKDLEWIREFWKGPMVIKGILDPDDARDAVRFGADGIVVSNHGGRQLDGVLSTARALPAIADAVQGDLKILADSGIRTGLDVVRMLALGADSVLLGRAFVYALAAQGEAGVANLLDLIAKEMRVAMTLTGARRIADISRDSLVNLA from the coding sequence ATGATCATCTCCGCCTCCACCGATTACCGTGCGGCCGCGCAGCGTCGTCTGCCGCCGTTCCTGTTCCACTACATCGATGGCGGCGCGTATGCCGAACACACGCTCAAACGTAATGTTTCCGATCTGTCCGACATCGCGCTGCGCCAGCGCATCCTGCGCAACATGTCCGATCTCAGTCTGGAAACCGAGCTGTTCGGCGAAAAGCTGGCCATGCCGGTGGCGCTGGCGCCGGTCGGCCTGACCGGCATGTATGCGCGCCGCGGCGAAGTGCAGGCCGCGCGTGCGGCGGAGAGTCGCGGCATTCCGTTCACGCTGTCGACGGTGTCGGTGTGCCCGATCGAGGAAGTGGCGCCGGCCATCAAGCGGCCAATGTGGTTCCAGCTGTATGTGCTACGCGACCGTGGCTTCATGCGCAACGCGTTGGAGCGCGCGCAGGCAGCAGGCGTGACCACGCTGGTGTTCACCGTGGACATGCCGGTGCCGGGCGCGCGCTATCGCGATGCGCATTCGGGCATGAGCGGTCCGAATGCCGGCATGCGCCGCATCGGCCAGGCCATTACCCATCCGCGTTGGGCCTGGGATGTGGGCTTGCGTGGGCGCCCGCATGACCTGGGCAACATCTCCGCCTATCGCGGCAGCCCGACCGGATTGGAGGACTACATCGGTTGGCTGGGCAGCAACTTCGATCCGTCGATTTCGTGGAAGGACCTTGAGTGGATCCGCGAATTCTGGAAGGGCCCGATGGTGATCAAGGGCATCCTCGATCCGGATGACGCGCGCGATGCAGTGCGCTTTGGTGCCGATGGCATCGTGGTCTCCAATCACGGTGGTCGCCAGCTCGATGGCGTGCTGTCCACCGCGCGCGCCTTGCCGGCCATTGCCGACGCGGTGCAGGGCGATCTGAAGATTCTGGCCGACTCCGGCATCCGCACTGGTCTGGACGTGGTGCGCATGCTGGCGCTGGGCGCCGACAGCGTGCTGCTGGGTCGCGCCTTTGTCTATGCGCTTGCCGCCCAGGGCGAGGCCGGCGTCGCCAATCTGCTCGACCTGATCGCCAAGGAAATGCGCGTGGCGATGACGCTGACCGGTGCACGCCGCATTGCCGATATCAGCCGGGACTCGCTGGTCAATCTGGCATGA
- the lldR gene encoding transcriptional regulator LldR, with translation MSTQRISDKVAAQLRVLVDEQQLQPGDRLPSERALAVQLGVSRTALREAIAQLGSQGLLVARVGGGTYVAEPAARARLALDEPLAPYLPLFQGDPEYRFDVLEIRHALEGATAWHAALRATDEDRVRIAQAFQTMMDAHGKDDPAGEARADAAFHLSIAEASHNLVLLQVMRGLFELLQTNISQSREKLYTASTTFSPLSDQHREMMDAVLAGDPVRARAAAHTHLEFVHTTLRTLDEDEARRARASRLPSPHG, from the coding sequence ATGAGTACGCAACGTATTTCCGACAAGGTGGCCGCGCAGTTGCGCGTGCTGGTGGACGAACAACAACTGCAGCCCGGTGACCGGCTGCCTTCCGAGCGCGCACTGGCGGTACAGCTTGGGGTCTCGCGCACCGCGCTGCGTGAGGCGATTGCCCAGCTCGGCAGCCAGGGCCTGCTGGTGGCGCGGGTGGGCGGCGGCACCTATGTGGCCGAGCCGGCCGCGCGCGCCCGGCTTGCCCTGGATGAGCCGCTGGCGCCGTATCTGCCGCTGTTCCAGGGCGATCCGGAGTACCGCTTCGACGTGCTGGAGATCCGCCACGCGCTGGAAGGCGCTACCGCCTGGCACGCCGCGTTGCGGGCAACCGACGAAGACCGTGTGCGCATCGCGCAGGCCTTCCAGACCATGATGGATGCGCATGGCAAGGATGATCCGGCCGGCGAGGCGCGTGCCGATGCCGCCTTCCATCTGTCCATCGCCGAGGCCTCGCACAATCTGGTGCTGCTGCAGGTGATGCGTGGCTTGTTCGAGCTGCTGCAGACCAATATCTCGCAGAGCCGCGAGAAGCTTTACACCGCCTCGACCACCTTTTCCCCCTTGTCCGACCAGCACCGCGAAATGATGGATGCGGTACTGGCCGGCGACCCCGTGCGTGCGCGTGCCGCCGCGCATACCCATCTTGAGTTCGTGCACACCACGCTGCGCACGCTCGATGAAGACGAAGCCCGGCGTGCCCGTGCTTCGCGGCTTCCTTCCCCCCACGGTTGA
- the lepB gene encoding signal peptidase I — MNETASAASAHPVVDWLRREALPLLVMLLLLFAARDSLANHYQVPSGSMQPTLQPGDRVVVDMRAYGLRIPFTDVQLLAGQAPQRGDVAVFDSPADGTRLIKRVVAVGGDHVQLHDGYLSINGKPLRQEVAHELFGNKQVQLDLDDGGGPDINGIRIPAGKLLVVGDHRGDSFDGRFFGLVDADTVYGKAVAVYWRRGDGPEWLRL; from the coding sequence ATGAATGAGACCGCTTCTGCCGCATCAGCCCATCCCGTAGTCGATTGGCTGCGGCGCGAAGCGCTGCCGTTGCTGGTGATGTTGTTGCTGCTGTTTGCGGCCCGTGACAGCCTGGCCAATCACTACCAGGTGCCCAGCGGCTCGATGCAGCCCACCTTGCAGCCCGGTGACCGGGTGGTGGTGGATATGCGCGCCTACGGCCTGCGTATTCCATTCACCGATGTGCAGCTGCTGGCCGGGCAGGCGCCGCAGCGCGGCGATGTGGCGGTGTTTGATTCGCCCGCCGACGGCACGCGGCTGATCAAGCGTGTGGTTGCGGTGGGCGGCGACCACGTGCAGCTGCACGATGGCTACCTGTCCATCAACGGCAAGCCGCTGCGGCAGGAGGTTGCGCACGAGTTGTTCGGCAACAAGCAGGTGCAGTTGGACCTGGACGATGGCGGCGGCCCGGATATCAATGGCATCCGCATTCCCGCCGGCAAGTTGCTGGTGGTAGGCGACCACCGTGGTGACAGTTTCGACGGCCGTTTCTTCGGCTTGGTGGATGCCGATACGGTCTACGGTAAGGCGGTGGCGGTGTACTGGCGGCGCGGTGACGGGCCGGAGTGGCTGCGGCTGTAA
- the lldP gene encoding L-lactate permease — translation MQPWEQLYDPAGNLWLSSLIALLPIAFFFVALTVLRMKGWLAGTLTVAIALAVALLFYRMPVAQALGAAGFGFLYGLWPIAWIIIGAVFLYKIAVKTGQFAIIRASILSVTEDQRLQMLMVGFAFGAFLEGAAGFGAPVAITAALLVGLGFKPLYAAGLCLIVNTAPVAFGAMGIPIIVAGQVTGLDAFEIGQMAGRQLPFLTIIVLFWIMAIMDGWRGIKETWPAVLIAGGSFAIAQYLTSNFIGPELPDITASLASLVCLTLFLRRWQPKRIFRFETEASSEAAAQAQEAPRYSAAQITKAWSPFLILTAMVTLWSIKPFKALFAAGGPLEHWVVKLPVPGLDQLVQKMPPIVNAPTAYEAVYKFDAFSATGTAIMLAAVIAIIYLRMPVRAAVRTFGETVNELKMPIYSIGMVLAFAFIANYSGLSATLALALAHTGKAFTFFSPFLGWLGVFLTGSDTSSNALFSALQATTAQQIGVSEVLLVAANTTGGVTGKMISPQSIAIACAAVGLAGKESDLFRFTVKHSLIFTVMVGLITTAQAYWLTWMIP, via the coding sequence ATGCAGCCCTGGGAACAACTGTACGACCCCGCTGGCAACCTCTGGCTGTCCAGCCTGATCGCGCTGTTGCCGATCGCTTTCTTCTTCGTCGCCCTTACCGTGCTGCGCATGAAGGGCTGGTTGGCCGGCACCCTTACCGTCGCCATCGCCTTGGCGGTTGCGCTGCTGTTCTACCGGATGCCGGTGGCGCAGGCCTTGGGCGCGGCCGGGTTCGGCTTCCTGTACGGGCTGTGGCCGATTGCCTGGATCATCATCGGCGCGGTGTTCCTGTACAAGATCGCGGTCAAGACCGGTCAGTTCGCCATCATCCGCGCCTCGATCCTGTCGGTGACCGAAGACCAGCGGCTGCAGATGCTGATGGTCGGCTTTGCCTTTGGTGCCTTCCTGGAAGGCGCGGCCGGTTTCGGTGCGCCGGTGGCGATCACTGCTGCGCTGCTGGTCGGGCTGGGTTTCAAGCCGTTGTATGCGGCCGGCCTGTGCCTGATCGTCAACACCGCGCCGGTGGCGTTTGGCGCGATGGGCATTCCGATCATCGTCGCCGGCCAGGTCACCGGCCTGGATGCCTTCGAGATCGGGCAGATGGCAGGACGACAGTTGCCGTTTCTGACCATCATCGTGCTGTTCTGGATCATGGCCATCATGGATGGCTGGCGCGGCATCAAGGAAACCTGGCCGGCGGTGCTGATTGCCGGTGGCTCGTTCGCCATCGCGCAATACCTGACCTCCAACTTCATCGGCCCGGAGCTACCGGACATCACCGCGTCCTTGGCGTCGCTGGTGTGCCTGACGCTGTTCCTGCGCCGTTGGCAGCCCAAGCGCATCTTCCGCTTTGAAACCGAGGCCAGCAGCGAGGCCGCCGCACAGGCGCAGGAAGCACCGCGCTACAGCGCCGCGCAGATCACCAAGGCGTGGTCGCCGTTCCTGATCCTCACCGCGATGGTGACGCTGTGGAGCATCAAGCCGTTCAAGGCCTTGTTTGCCGCCGGTGGCCCGCTGGAACACTGGGTAGTGAAGCTGCCGGTGCCGGGCCTGGACCAGCTGGTGCAGAAGATGCCGCCGATCGTGAACGCGCCTACCGCCTACGAGGCGGTGTACAAGTTCGATGCGTTCTCGGCCACCGGCACTGCGATCATGCTGGCGGCGGTGATCGCCATCATCTACCTGCGCATGCCGGTGCGTGCGGCAGTACGTACCTTCGGTGAAACCGTCAACGAACTGAAGATGCCGATCTACTCCATCGGCATGGTGCTGGCATTCGCCTTCATCGCCAACTACTCCGGGTTGTCGGCGACGCTGGCACTGGCGCTTGCCCATACCGGCAAGGCCTTCACCTTCTTCTCGCCGTTCCTGGGTTGGCTGGGGGTGTTCCTGACCGGTTCGGATACCTCGTCCAATGCCTTGTTCTCGGCGCTGCAGGCAACCACCGCGCAGCAGATTGGTGTGTCCGAGGTGCTGCTGGTCGCCGCCAATACCACCGGTGGTGTCACCGGCAAGATGATCTCGCCGCAGTCCATCGCCATTGCCTGCGCGGCCGTGGGCCTGGCCGGCAAGGAATCGGACCTGTTCCGCTTCACCGTCAAGCACAGCCTGATCTTCACCGTGATGGTCGGCCTGATCACCACCGCGCAGGCCTATTGGCTCACCTGGATGATTCCCTGA
- the dld gene encoding D-lactate dehydrogenase — protein MSTNDTLLAQLRAAVGDAHVLTGDKATRRFRKGYRFGDGAVLAVVRPGTLLEMWRALQAAVQGGAAIILQAANTGLTGGSTPDGDDYGRPIVLISTLRLSGVQLLDEGRQVVCLPGATLDRLEQTLAPLGREPHSVIGSSCIGASVLGGVCNNSGGSLVRRGPAYTEMALYAQVDAHGQLQLVNHLGIALGDTPEEILQRLQAGDYTAADVQVDGQRAGSDPRYAEQVRQVDAATPARFNADPSRHYEAAGSAGKLAVFAVRLDTFAKEAAEVFYIGSNRTDSLTAIRRQLLTGFERLPISGEYIHRVAYDIGERYGKDTFLLIDKLGTARVPAAFALKSRVDGWFERLGLRAVTDHALQLLTGLLPSHLPKRMGEFRQRYEHHLLVKVSAQDAAATESWLRGFFAEHEGGYFHCTPDEGRKAFLHRFAVAGAAVRYREVDRAQVQDIVALDIALRRDDRDWFEQLPAELDARLLHKLYYGHFLCHVFHQDYIARKGEDPMAIEHAMWKLLDARGAEYPAEHNVGHLYPAKPALAQFYQQLDPSNTFNPGIGQTSKQPGWKGCDC, from the coding sequence ATGAGTACGAATGACACGCTGTTGGCGCAGTTGCGCGCCGCGGTTGGCGATGCGCACGTACTGACCGGCGACAAGGCGACGCGACGTTTCCGCAAGGGCTATCGCTTCGGTGATGGCGCGGTGCTGGCGGTGGTGCGTCCGGGCACGCTGCTGGAAATGTGGCGCGCCCTGCAGGCAGCGGTGCAGGGCGGGGCGGCGATCATCCTGCAGGCGGCCAATACCGGCCTGACCGGCGGCTCCACGCCGGATGGTGACGACTACGGCCGGCCGATTGTATTGATCAGCACCTTGCGGCTTAGCGGCGTGCAGCTGCTTGATGAGGGGCGGCAGGTGGTGTGCCTGCCAGGTGCCACCCTGGATCGGCTGGAGCAGACCTTGGCGCCGTTGGGGCGCGAGCCGCATTCGGTGATTGGCTCCTCCTGCATTGGCGCCTCGGTGCTGGGAGGCGTGTGCAACAACTCCGGCGGCTCGCTGGTGCGGCGCGGCCCGGCCTATACCGAGATGGCGCTGTATGCGCAGGTCGATGCGCACGGCCAGCTGCAGCTGGTCAATCATCTCGGCATCGCCCTGGGCGATACGCCGGAGGAAATCCTGCAGCGCCTGCAGGCAGGCGACTACACGGCTGCCGATGTGCAGGTTGATGGGCAACGTGCGGGCTCCGATCCGCGCTACGCCGAACAGGTGCGGCAGGTGGATGCGGCAACGCCGGCGCGCTTCAATGCCGATCCCAGCCGCCACTATGAAGCGGCCGGTTCGGCCGGCAAGCTGGCGGTGTTCGCAGTGCGCCTGGATACCTTTGCCAAGGAAGCGGCCGAGGTTTTCTATATCGGCAGCAACCGCACCGACAGCCTCACCGCCATCCGCCGCCAGCTGCTGACCGGCTTCGAGCGGCTGCCGATTTCCGGCGAATACATTCACCGCGTTGCCTATGACATTGGCGAGCGCTACGGCAAGGACACCTTCCTGCTGATCGACAAGCTGGGCACCGCGCGGGTGCCGGCGGCGTTTGCGCTCAAGAGCAGGGTCGATGGCTGGTTCGAGCGGCTGGGCCTGCGTGCGGTCACCGACCATGCACTGCAGCTGTTGACTGGCTTGTTGCCGTCGCATCTGCCCAAGCGCATGGGTGAGTTCCGCCAGCGTTATGAGCATCATCTGCTGGTGAAGGTATCGGCGCAGGATGCCGCGGCAACCGAAAGCTGGTTGCGTGGCTTCTTCGCCGAGCACGAGGGCGGCTATTTCCATTGCACACCGGACGAAGGCCGCAAGGCCTTCCTGCACCGCTTTGCGGTGGCAGGTGCGGCGGTGCGTTACCGCGAAGTGGACCGTGCACAGGTGCAGGACATCGTTGCCCTGGATATCGCGCTGCGGCGCGATGACCGTGATTGGTTCGAGCAGCTGCCAGCCGAACTGGATGCACGGCTGTTGCACAAACTCTATTACGGCCACTTCCTGTGCCATGTTTTCCACCAGGACTACATCGCCCGCAAGGGTGAAGACCCGATGGCGATCGAGCATGCCATGTGGAAGCTGCTGGATGCGCGTGGCGCCGAGTACCCGGCCGAGCACAATGTCGGCCACCTGTATCCGGCCAAGCCGGCGCTGGCGCAGTTCTACCAGCAGCTGGACCCAAGCAATACCTTCAATCCCGGCATTGGCCAGACCAGCAAGCAGCCGGGCTGGAAAGGCTGTGATTGCTGA
- a CDS encoding 3-dehydroquinate dehydratase translates to MAIFIVRGPEACDVQVPGCRPLPGPLMTALVLRALDAGISVAQRSCRSEQELLDTLCAADHCPGDILLLAPAACVHSPRLQRLLPRLHNAYVEVHEDDPHAPQARLPANLGHRLGVAQGYCVQSYALALELALEHLCCSDAGERVHVGT, encoded by the coding sequence ATGGCCATCTTCATCGTGCGCGGGCCGGAAGCATGTGACGTGCAGGTGCCCGGATGCAGGCCACTGCCAGGGCCGCTGATGACAGCGCTGGTGCTGCGGGCACTGGACGCCGGCATCAGCGTCGCACAGCGCAGCTGCCGTTCCGAACAGGAACTGCTGGACACCTTGTGCGCGGCCGATCATTGCCCGGGCGACATCCTCCTGCTGGCACCGGCCGCATGCGTGCACAGCCCGCGCCTGCAACGCCTGCTACCTCGCCTGCACAACGCCTATGTCGAAGTACACGAAGACGATCCGCACGCACCGCAAGCCAGGCTGCCGGCCAATCTCGGCCATCGTCTTGGCGTTGCCCAGGGCTACTGCGTACAGAGTTATGCATTGGCACTGGAGCTGGCGTTGGAGCACCTGTGCTGCAGCGATGCAGGCGAACGCGTGCACGTGGGCACCTGA
- a CDS encoding LysR family transcriptional regulator, translating to MPSKPPVTPRFSYKSDRLKPLRAFLQTVRLGSVSRASEALFVSQPAVSLQLQALERELGVVLFERSGRRLVPSREGQLLYDMAQPLVESLDGLLPRFREKVSGLDAGELNIAANSSTILYLLPKIVENFRKLHPDVRLTLHNAISADGTDLLRSDAADLAIGSMMDVPADLSYAPVYRFDQVLITPPDHPLAKKKNLTLEDLSPWPLILPPRRQITWRLVDLVFQQHRVPYTVALEVGGWEVIKQYVAMGMGISIVTALCLNDGDRDKLATRAMSDYFPSRSYGVVVRRGKVLSPQARAFVELIQPDLFAPRQYDDTGHSER from the coding sequence ATGCCCAGCAAGCCGCCCGTAACCCCGCGTTTTTCCTACAAGTCTGACCGGCTCAAGCCGTTGCGGGCGTTCCTGCAGACGGTGCGATTGGGCTCGGTTTCACGTGCGTCGGAGGCGCTTTTTGTCAGCCAACCGGCGGTGAGCCTGCAGCTGCAGGCGCTGGAACGGGAGCTTGGGGTGGTGCTTTTCGAGCGCAGCGGACGCCGCCTGGTGCCCAGCCGCGAGGGCCAGCTGCTGTACGACATGGCCCAACCGCTGGTGGAAAGCCTGGACGGGCTGCTGCCTCGGTTCCGCGAGAAGGTCAGCGGGCTGGACGCGGGCGAGCTCAATATCGCCGCAAATTCGTCGACCATCCTGTATCTCCTGCCCAAGATCGTCGAAAACTTCCGCAAACTGCATCCGGATGTGCGCCTGACCCTGCACAACGCGATCAGCGCCGACGGCACCGACCTGCTGCGCAGCGATGCCGCCGATCTGGCCATCGGCTCGATGATGGATGTGCCAGCCGACCTCAGCTACGCGCCGGTCTACCGCTTCGACCAGGTGCTGATCACCCCGCCCGACCACCCGCTGGCCAAGAAGAAAAACCTGACGCTGGAAGACCTGTCGCCGTGGCCGCTGATCCTGCCACCGCGCCGGCAGATCACCTGGCGGCTGGTCGATCTGGTGTTCCAGCAGCACCGCGTGCCCTACACCGTGGCGCTGGAAGTGGGCGGCTGGGAGGTGATCAAGCAATACGTGGCGATGGGCATGGGCATCAGCATCGTCACCGCGCTGTGCTTGAACGATGGCGACCGCGACAAGCTGGCCACGCGGGCGATGAGCGATTACTTCCCGTCGCGCAGCTACGGCGTGGTGGTGCGGCGAGGCAAGGTACTGTCGCCGCAGGCGCGGGCATTTGTGGAGCTGATCCAGCCGGACCTGTTTGCGCCACGGCAGTACGACGATACCGGGCATTCGGAGCGCTAG